The following proteins are co-located in the Paenibacillus sp. JNUCC32 genome:
- a CDS encoding carbohydrate ABC transporter permease: MGTRVGVDWRKLMVTIAMFAVSILFLLPFIWMLVTSFKVERDVFVYPIQWIPREWNAIQNYKEVWFGDYPFYLYYWNSVKVSILTTIISAMVSALAAYGFSKIRFAAGNWLFIIVLVTYMIPGQAILIPQFILYRNIGLFDNHFGLIMLGSFSVLGTFMLRQFFMGVHQEFIESAKIDGANHPRIFWSIALPLVKPAVATYAILRFIWTWNDYQNPLIFLRTDGLFTIPLAMQKFTSLSGEFYSLIMAAAVSAIFPLLIVFIIGQKSVIEGIALGGVKG, from the coding sequence ATGGGGACAAGAGTCGGCGTCGACTGGCGCAAGCTTATGGTCACGATCGCGATGTTCGCGGTGAGCATTCTGTTTCTCCTTCCTTTTATCTGGATGCTGGTGACATCCTTTAAGGTGGAGCGTGACGTATTCGTATATCCGATTCAATGGATTCCGCGGGAGTGGAACGCGATTCAGAATTACAAGGAGGTATGGTTCGGGGACTATCCCTTCTACCTCTATTATTGGAACTCGGTCAAGGTCAGCATACTGACCACGATCATCTCGGCCATGGTATCCGCCCTGGCGGCCTACGGCTTCTCCAAAATCCGGTTTGCCGCCGGCAATTGGCTGTTCATCATCGTGCTGGTGACCTATATGATTCCGGGCCAGGCCATCCTGATCCCGCAGTTTATTCTGTACCGCAACATCGGGCTGTTCGACAACCACTTCGGCCTCATTATGCTGGGAAGCTTCAGCGTGCTCGGAACGTTCATGCTAAGGCAATTCTTCATGGGGGTGCATCAGGAATTCATCGAATCCGCCAAAATCGACGGCGCGAACCATCCGCGGATCTTCTGGTCGATTGCGCTGCCGCTGGTGAAGCCCGCTGTTGCCACGTATGCGATCCTGCGGTTCATCTGGACGTGGAACGATTATCAGAATCCGCTCATCTTCCTGCGGACGGACGGGCTGTTCACGATTCCGCTGGCGATGCAGAAATTCACCTCCTTGAGCGGAGAATTCTATTCCCTGATCATGGCGGCTGCCGTGTCGGCGATATTCCCGCTGCTGATCGTTTTTATCATCGGCCAGAAGAGCGTCATCGAAGGCATTGCGCTGGGCGGGGTCAAGGGCTAG
- a CDS encoding alpha-amylase family glycosyl hydrolase, translating to MKKFYKLTTALALSLSLALSLLGPAHAAPDTSVSNKQNFSTDVIYQIFTDRFSDGNPANNPTGPAFDGTCTNLRLYCGGDWQGIINKINDGYLTSMGVTAIWISQPVENIYSVINYSGVNNTAYHGYWARDFKKTNPAYGTIADFQNLIAAAHAKNIKVIIDFAPNHTSPASSDQPSFAENGKLYNNGTLLGGYTGDTQNLFHHNGGTDFSTTENGIYKNLYDLADLNHNNSTVDTYLKDAIKMWLDLGIDGIRMDAVKHMPFGWQKSFMATVNNYKPVFTFGEWFLGVNEVSAENHKFANESGMSLLDFRFAQKVRQVFRDNTDNMYGLKSMLEGSAADYLQVEDQVTFIDNHDMERFHNNSANRRKLEQALAFTLTSRGVPAIYYGTEQYMSGGNDPDNRARIPSFSTTTTAYQVIKKLAPLRKSNPAIAYGTTQERWINNDVLIYERKFGNNVAVIAVNRNVNTPANITGLVTSLPAGSYTDVLGGLLNGNNLTVGSGGSASNFTLAAGGTAVWQYTTAVTTPTIGHVGPMMAKPGATVTIDGRGFGATKGTVYFGTTAVTGANITAWEDTQIKVKIPAVAGGVYNIKIANSAGTSSNVHDNFEVLSGDQVSVRFVVNNATTALGQNVYLAGSVSELGNWDPAKAIGPLYNQVIYQYPTWYYDVSVPAGKTIEFKFLKKQGSTVTWEGGSNHTFTAPTSGTATINVNWQP from the coding sequence ATGAAAAAATTCTACAAACTGACAACCGCCCTTGCCCTTAGCTTGTCCCTGGCGCTGAGCTTGCTCGGCCCAGCCCATGCAGCTCCGGATACCTCAGTATCCAACAAGCAAAATTTCAGCACGGATGTCATTTATCAAATCTTTACGGACCGTTTCTCCGACGGCAATCCTGCCAACAACCCGACCGGCCCGGCCTTTGACGGTACCTGCACCAACCTGCGGCTGTACTGCGGCGGCGACTGGCAAGGGATCATCAACAAAATCAACGACGGCTACCTGACCAGCATGGGCGTTACCGCCATCTGGATCTCCCAGCCGGTCGAGAACATCTACAGCGTCATCAACTATTCCGGAGTGAACAACACCGCATACCATGGTTATTGGGCCAGAGACTTCAAGAAAACGAACCCGGCGTACGGCACGATCGCCGATTTCCAGAATCTCATCGCTGCCGCGCATGCCAAGAACATCAAAGTCATCATCGACTTCGCGCCGAACCACACGTCTCCCGCTTCCTCGGACCAGCCGTCGTTCGCGGAGAACGGCAAGCTGTACAACAACGGCACCCTCCTCGGCGGATACACCGGCGATACGCAGAATTTATTCCATCATAACGGGGGAACCGATTTCTCGACGACAGAGAACGGGATTTACAAAAACCTGTACGATCTTGCCGATCTGAACCACAACAACAGCACGGTGGATACCTACCTGAAGGATGCCATTAAAATGTGGCTTGATCTGGGCATTGACGGCATTCGGATGGATGCGGTAAAACATATGCCGTTCGGCTGGCAGAAGAGCTTCATGGCCACCGTCAACAATTACAAGCCGGTCTTCACCTTCGGCGAATGGTTCCTCGGGGTGAACGAAGTGAGTGCCGAGAACCATAAGTTCGCCAACGAATCCGGCATGAGCCTGCTGGATTTCCGTTTCGCGCAGAAGGTTCGCCAGGTATTCAGGGACAACACCGACAATATGTACGGACTGAAGTCCATGCTGGAGGGCTCTGCTGCCGATTACCTCCAGGTGGAGGATCAGGTCACGTTCATCGATAACCATGACATGGAACGATTCCACAATAACAGCGCCAACCGCCGGAAGCTGGAGCAAGCGCTCGCCTTCACGCTCACTTCCCGCGGCGTGCCAGCCATCTATTATGGAACCGAGCAATACATGTCCGGCGGGAACGATCCCGACAACCGGGCTCGAATTCCTTCTTTCTCTACAACGACTACGGCTTATCAGGTAATTAAAAAGCTGGCGCCATTGCGCAAATCCAACCCGGCCATCGCTTACGGGACGACGCAGGAGCGCTGGATCAACAACGACGTGTTGATCTACGAGCGCAAGTTCGGCAACAACGTGGCCGTCATCGCCGTCAACCGCAACGTGAACACGCCGGCTAACATTACGGGATTGGTAACCTCACTGCCGGCCGGCAGCTACACCGACGTGCTGGGCGGCCTCCTGAACGGTAACAATCTGACCGTCGGCTCCGGCGGGTCCGCCTCCAACTTCACGCTGGCAGCGGGCGGTACGGCCGTATGGCAGTACACCACGGCCGTGACTACGCCGACCATCGGGCACGTAGGACCGATGATGGCCAAACCGGGCGCAACCGTCACCATTGACGGCCGCGGTTTCGGAGCAACCAAAGGCACGGTATACTTTGGCACGACGGCAGTTACCGGCGCTAACATTACGGCTTGGGAAGACACGCAGATCAAGGTGAAAATCCCTGCCGTTGCCGGAGGCGTATATAACATCAAAATCGCCAACAGCGCCGGAACCTCAAGCAATGTGCATGACAACTTCGAAGTGCTGAGCGGGGATCAAGTCAGCGTGCGCTTTGTGGTGAACAACGCTACCACCGCGCTCGGACAGAACGTGTACCTGGCAGGCAGCGTAAGCGAGCTCGGCAACTGGGACCCGGCCAAAGCCATCGGTCCGTTGTACAACCAGGTCATCTACCAATACCCAACCTGGTACTATGACGTCAGCGTTCCCGCCGGCAAAACCATCGAATTCAAATTCCTGAAAAAACAGGGCTCGACGGTAACATGGGAAGGCGGTTCGAACCATACGTTTACCGCTCCAACGAGCGGAACGGCCACCATTAACGTGAACTGGCAGCCGTAA
- a CDS encoding serine hydrolase domain-containing protein, protein METHVKAGAEQLGLGIKGVKAACAAIEREIAAGTTPGAVVGVLHEGRTWVYTAGYANPNPVQGQPVPVREDTLYDCASLTKVAVTLPLILQLIDDGVLTLSTKASDMLPSFGTAGKEEITVGQLLTHTSGLQADMNLHSHGWDREQMWDAVFSAPLAAKPNTEVIYSDLGYLVLGRIIERSLELPLDQAFKRWVADPLGMNHATLTPSPGQAHRYAATEHEESIQDHLCGIVHDEKARALGGVCGHAGLFATAGDLLQYARMWLAQGAVPAVEAAKAKAGEPRLLSRAAAATATRPHTSHIQGSSRGLGWVLKGDKMDASGDWMSPYCYGHTGFTGTSLWIDPESDLAVVLLTNRVYGGRSSSVAQLRARVHNALKGAVSW, encoded by the coding sequence ATGGAGACTCATGTGAAGGCCGGTGCAGAGCAGCTGGGCTTGGGAATCAAGGGAGTGAAGGCGGCGTGCGCCGCCATTGAACGCGAAATAGCCGCGGGTACGACGCCGGGTGCCGTAGTGGGCGTTCTGCATGAAGGCAGGACATGGGTCTACACAGCAGGCTATGCCAATCCTAATCCGGTGCAGGGGCAGCCTGTGCCTGTTAGAGAGGATACATTATACGATTGTGCATCCTTGACCAAGGTGGCGGTCACGCTCCCGTTGATTCTGCAATTGATCGATGATGGAGTTCTGACCTTGAGCACAAAAGCGAGCGATATGCTGCCTTCATTCGGAACGGCAGGCAAAGAAGAGATAACGGTAGGCCAGCTGCTGACGCATACTTCCGGGCTCCAGGCGGATATGAACCTGCATTCCCATGGTTGGGACAGGGAGCAGATGTGGGATGCCGTTTTTTCAGCGCCGCTTGCGGCGAAGCCGAATACCGAAGTGATTTACAGCGACTTGGGATATCTGGTGCTTGGTCGCATCATAGAACGGTCGCTCGAGCTGCCTTTGGACCAAGCGTTTAAGCGATGGGTGGCGGATCCGCTGGGCATGAATCACGCAACGCTGACTCCTTCGCCGGGTCAAGCGCACCGCTATGCCGCAACGGAGCATGAAGAATCCATCCAGGATCATCTGTGCGGAATCGTGCATGATGAGAAGGCGCGGGCTTTGGGCGGCGTGTGCGGCCATGCGGGATTGTTTGCCACGGCAGGGGATCTGCTCCAGTATGCCCGAATGTGGCTTGCACAGGGCGCGGTTCCGGCGGTGGAAGCTGCGAAGGCGAAAGCCGGCGAACCGAGGCTTCTATCTCGAGCTGCGGCGGCTACGGCCACCCGTCCCCATACGAGTCATATTCAGGGCTCGAGCCGTGGTTTGGGATGGGTGCTGAAAGGGGATAAGATGGACGCCTCGGGAGATTGGATGAGCCCATACTGTTACGGGCATACCGGCTTTACCGGAACCAGCCTGTGGATCGATCCTGAGTCTGATCTTGCGGTCGTTCTGCTGACCAACCGCGTATATGGGGGGCGGAGCAGCAGCGTGGCTCAGCTGCGCGCACGGGTCCACAACGCTTTGAAGGGAGCCGTGTCATGGTAA
- a CDS encoding PIG-L deacetylase family protein — MEAKQHHILAIGGHAGDMDLTAGAVIAKYTQAGHKATFLHLTPGEKGHPRLTPEEYAKQKIDEAHQFADIVGADVRFLAYKDAELPLDEEVKYQVADVIREVKPDIIITHWKESIHKDHSNTHYIVEDARFYAGLKTIERELPSHYAQHLYYADNWEDPYDFHPEVFIDIPDEAYETWVRAMNVYAYARGETYGFPFIEYYKALTIVRGAPMNFKRAQAFAVPRGALTKRLQFF, encoded by the coding sequence ATGGAAGCAAAGCAGCATCACATTTTGGCGATTGGCGGGCATGCGGGCGATATGGATCTTACGGCAGGAGCCGTGATCGCCAAATACACGCAGGCTGGCCATAAAGCGACGTTTCTTCATCTAACGCCGGGAGAGAAGGGACACCCCCGTCTGACGCCGGAGGAGTACGCAAAGCAAAAGATTGACGAAGCTCACCAATTTGCCGATATCGTCGGCGCGGATGTGCGGTTCCTTGCTTACAAGGATGCCGAGCTTCCGCTGGACGAGGAAGTGAAGTATCAGGTCGCCGACGTCATACGGGAAGTGAAGCCGGATATCATCATCACGCATTGGAAGGAGAGCATTCATAAGGATCATTCCAATACGCATTATATCGTGGAGGACGCCCGCTTCTACGCGGGCTTGAAGACGATTGAGCGCGAGCTTCCGTCCCACTATGCCCAGCATTTATACTATGCGGACAATTGGGAGGACCCGTACGATTTCCATCCCGAGGTCTTCATCGACATTCCGGACGAAGCCTATGAAACGTGGGTGAGAGCCATGAACGTATACGCTTATGCGCGCGGGGAAACCTACGGCTTCCCGTTCATCGAATACTACAAGGCGCTCACGATCGTACGGGGAGCGCCGATGAACTTCAAGCGCGCGCAGGCCTTCGCGGTTCCGAGAGGCGCGTTGACCAAACGGTTACAATTTTTCTAA
- a CDS encoding methyl-accepting chemotaxis protein, which translates to MNMTKRFQFKAVGMKLFVIFFTTIVLLSSALGLLSYSISKDTVMDQVSEATSGQMMQAADKLDFLLAQYEAASRQWALDTVLREDLVTVSTADIGIRDKTQAENRIREKLNGMASSDKRLQGMRLVAPNLQAQSSYNSTGYSGMSSSDGVKAKIDRIIQADGEPVWFPTEVKGFMENENTATMTMGRLLKNLKNPNAQYVLLMDVKDEAVGEVLANLKIGNNGQMRIVAEDNRIVHDMDPAQLMQPSAITVPSDAEEGGIYYTADEQMVVYTPLKTAPWHMVGFAPVSDFVQATDKLLAVTLAVIVAAVLVAVLIGYYMMRTVGRPLNQMCSLMEEGEQGNLRVRTEFRRADEIGRLGQSFNRMMGQISALVDQTNASAKEVLVTAEELAEASRGTSLTAGEIAAAMEQIAQGSGSLAMEAERENQLAENIGVRMSKVSDTNQVIAAAADRVLRVTGEGAQHMDSLVEKSTRINQVNRAIVQNAEKLKDNTASIHKILELMSEITHQTNVLSINATIEAARAGAAGSGFMVVANEVRSLADRSKESIQTVGAMILDIRREVQGSVDALTSASPLFDEQLHSVQEAQGVFDNVRHEMDALLTEISESTHAVEVLIDSQLALTDSISEASSIVQETSAATEEVASMSSEQFKVSEKLVGLSSRLEELSEGLRKSLVMFRT; encoded by the coding sequence ATGAACATGACAAAGCGTTTTCAATTCAAGGCGGTCGGCATGAAGCTGTTTGTTATCTTTTTTACAACGATCGTGCTGTTATCTTCGGCGCTGGGGTTATTGTCGTATTCCATCTCCAAGGACACGGTAATGGATCAGGTATCCGAAGCGACCTCGGGGCAGATGATGCAGGCTGCGGACAAGCTGGATTTTCTGCTGGCCCAGTATGAAGCCGCCTCCCGCCAGTGGGCGCTGGACACGGTGCTTCGCGAAGATCTGGTGACGGTCAGCACGGCGGATATCGGCATTCGGGACAAAACCCAGGCCGAGAACCGGATCCGTGAGAAGCTGAACGGGATGGCATCTTCGGATAAACGTCTGCAGGGCATGCGTCTGGTCGCGCCCAATCTTCAGGCTCAGAGCTCCTATAACTCCACGGGCTATTCGGGCATGTCTTCTTCGGACGGGGTGAAGGCGAAGATCGACCGGATTATTCAGGCTGATGGCGAACCGGTATGGTTTCCAACAGAGGTCAAGGGTTTTATGGAGAACGAGAATACCGCCACCATGACGATGGGAAGATTGCTGAAAAACCTGAAAAATCCGAATGCGCAGTACGTACTGCTGATGGATGTCAAGGACGAGGCGGTCGGCGAGGTGCTGGCGAATCTAAAAATAGGGAATAACGGACAGATGCGGATCGTGGCCGAAGATAACCGGATCGTGCACGACATGGACCCGGCTCAGCTGATGCAGCCGTCCGCCATTACGGTTCCTTCAGACGCCGAGGAAGGGGGGATCTACTATACCGCCGACGAGCAGATGGTGGTATATACGCCTTTGAAGACGGCCCCATGGCATATGGTCGGCTTTGCTCCCGTTAGCGATTTCGTGCAGGCCACTGACAAATTGCTTGCCGTTACGCTTGCGGTCATTGTGGCAGCTGTTCTGGTTGCTGTTCTGATCGGCTACTATATGATGCGTACCGTCGGCCGACCGCTGAACCAGATGTGCAGCCTGATGGAAGAGGGAGAGCAGGGGAACTTAAGGGTGCGGACGGAATTCCGCCGTGCCGATGAGATTGGCCGTCTGGGTCAGAGCTTCAACCGGATGATGGGGCAAATCTCGGCTTTGGTCGATCAGACGAATGCGTCGGCGAAGGAAGTGCTGGTTACGGCCGAGGAATTGGCCGAAGCCTCAAGAGGAACGTCGCTTACGGCCGGAGAGATCGCGGCCGCCATGGAACAGATTGCGCAGGGAAGCGGAAGCCTGGCCATGGAGGCCGAACGCGAGAACCAGCTGGCCGAGAACATTGGCGTCCGGATGAGCAAGGTGTCCGATACGAATCAGGTGATCGCGGCCGCGGCGGATCGCGTGCTCCGGGTAACGGGGGAAGGCGCGCAGCATATGGACAGCCTGGTGGAGAAATCGACGCGGATTAACCAGGTGAACCGGGCAATCGTACAGAATGCGGAGAAGCTGAAGGATAATACCGCATCGATCCACAAAATATTGGAGCTGATGTCGGAGATCACGCATCAGACCAATGTGCTATCCATTAATGCGACGATTGAAGCGGCCCGTGCCGGAGCGGCAGGCAGCGGCTTCATGGTGGTTGCCAATGAAGTGCGGAGCCTCGCGGATCGTTCCAAGGAGTCGATCCAGACCGTAGGCGCGATGATCCTGGACATTCGGCGCGAGGTGCAGGGCTCCGTGGATGCTTTGACGTCGGCATCGCCGCTCTTTGACGAGCAGCTGCATTCGGTGCAGGAAGCACAGGGCGTCTTTGATAACGTGCGTCACGAGATGGATGCGCTCTTAACCGAGATCAGCGAGTCTACGCATGCGGTGGAAGTTCTGATTGATTCCCAGCTGGCGCTGACCGACTCCATCTCGGAGGCGAGCTCGATCGTCCAGGAAACCAGCGCCGCCACGGAGGAGGTTGCTTCGATGTCGTCCGAGCAGTTCAAGGTGAGCGAGAAGCTGGTCGGCCTGTCGTCGCGATTGGAGGAGCTGTCGGAGGGCTTGCGTAAGTCTTTGGTGATGTTTAGGACGTAA
- a CDS encoding carbohydrate ABC transporter permease has translation MAQTMETMKKPGAQPTRQDKSRGSLQRGENLWGIAFVSPMLIGVIILVLFPILATLVLGFADWNFVQGWDGIQWVGFQNFRQLLEDDMFIKSVRNNVLFLLTVPVYMMISMTLAILIDRFVYMKGYFKVAYFMPYISNIVAVAVVWQVLFQPSYGPINEILRTLGMSNPPKWIADPNFALISIMLISIWISIGFNLIIYIAGLQSIPKDLYEAADIDGANGWTKFRRITLPLLSPTSFFLLVTGIISTFKVFDIIAVMTQGGPIGSTTMMVWYLYDTAFVNLKVGYASSIAAVLFGFVMLITLGQWAAQKKWVNY, from the coding sequence ATGGCACAGACAATGGAGACGATGAAGAAGCCTGGCGCCCAGCCGACACGGCAGGACAAGTCCAGGGGATCCTTGCAGCGGGGAGAGAACCTATGGGGGATCGCATTCGTAAGCCCGATGCTGATCGGCGTTATCATTTTGGTGCTGTTCCCGATATTGGCTACGCTCGTGCTGGGTTTTGCCGATTGGAATTTCGTGCAGGGCTGGGACGGCATCCAGTGGGTCGGGTTTCAGAATTTCCGCCAGCTGCTGGAGGATGACATGTTTATCAAGTCGGTACGCAACAACGTCTTGTTTCTCCTGACGGTTCCGGTCTACATGATGATCTCGATGACGCTGGCCATTTTGATCGACCGGTTTGTCTATATGAAGGGCTATTTTAAAGTGGCTTACTTCATGCCCTACATATCCAACATCGTGGCGGTGGCCGTCGTATGGCAGGTGCTGTTCCAGCCGTCCTACGGTCCGATCAACGAAATACTCCGGACGCTCGGGATGTCCAATCCGCCCAAGTGGATCGCGGATCCCAATTTCGCGCTGATTTCCATCATGCTGATATCGATCTGGATCTCCATCGGCTTCAATCTGATTATTTATATCGCAGGCCTGCAATCCATTCCGAAGGATCTGTACGAGGCGGCGGACATCGATGGAGCCAACGGCTGGACCAAGTTCAGGCGCATTACGCTGCCACTGCTGTCGCCGACGTCATTTTTCCTGCTGGTGACGGGGATCATCTCCACGTTTAAGGTCTTTGATATCATTGCCGTCATGACGCAAGGGGGACCGATCGGCTCGACGACCATGATGGTGTGGTATTTGTACGATACGGCATTCGTCAACCTGAAGGTCGGTTACGCATCGTCCATTGCCGCGGTTCTGTTCGGCTTTGTCATGCTGATTACGCTGGGGCAGTGGGCCGCTCAGAAGAAGTGGGTCAACTACTAA
- a CDS encoding GNAT family N-acetyltransferase encodes MASLTYRSYRPGDEEGITALWNACLPGDPVTRLRFRNLVLLDPNFDPQGLRIAEHEGRIVGVLYAVRRKLPMIGTELDPDHGWITFFYTDPSVRRLGVASRLLQEGEDYLRHHGRSKVFFSSYAPNYIVPGIDGERYPEGLAWLAASGFTRNYTAVAMDRSLVGFHMPPEVAELKRQREHEGFTFKPAQDSDLVELIEFATDVFNPDWGRAIREGLLQRLTTDQILIARDQGKLVGFCLHGGYEGVAERFGPFGVDPSMQGKGLGKILLYDCLALMRAQGQHGAWFLWTGEQSPAGHLYRKAGFDVMRRFEIMSKPLQ; translated from the coding sequence ATGGCGAGTTTAACCTACAGGTCATACCGGCCTGGAGACGAGGAAGGGATCACGGCTCTGTGGAACGCCTGTCTGCCGGGAGATCCCGTCACCCGGCTTCGTTTTCGAAATCTGGTGCTGCTCGACCCGAACTTTGATCCGCAGGGACTGCGGATCGCGGAGCACGAGGGCCGCATAGTGGGCGTCCTGTATGCGGTGCGCCGGAAATTGCCGATGATTGGCACCGAGCTGGACCCGGATCACGGCTGGATCACCTTCTTCTATACCGATCCATCGGTTCGAAGATTGGGGGTCGCGTCGCGGCTGCTGCAGGAAGGCGAAGATTATCTTCGTCATCATGGGCGCAGCAAAGTCTTTTTCTCCTCGTATGCCCCGAATTATATCGTTCCGGGCATTGATGGGGAGCGTTATCCGGAGGGCTTGGCATGGCTTGCGGCCAGCGGTTTTACCCGCAATTACACGGCGGTTGCGATGGATCGCTCCCTGGTTGGTTTCCATATGCCGCCGGAGGTTGCGGAGCTGAAGCGGCAGCGGGAGCATGAAGGCTTTACTTTCAAGCCGGCTCAGGACAGCGATCTGGTGGAGCTGATCGAGTTTGCGACGGACGTGTTTAATCCGGATTGGGGCCGGGCGATTCGCGAAGGATTGCTGCAGCGATTAACAACGGATCAGATCCTGATCGCGCGCGATCAAGGGAAGCTGGTAGGCTTCTGCCTGCATGGCGGATATGAGGGCGTAGCTGAACGATTCGGTCCGTTTGGCGTGGATCCGTCGATGCAAGGGAAAGGTCTCGGAAAAATACTTTTGTATGACTGCCTTGCCCTTATGCGTGCTCAAGGACAGCATGGTGCCTGGTTCCTCTGGACGGGCGAGCAGAGTCCCGCAGGCCATCTGTACCGCAAAGCCGGCTTCGACGTGATGCGCCGGTTCGAAATTATGAGCAAGCCGCTTCAATAG
- a CDS encoding ABC transporter substrate-binding protein, giving the protein MMNKKWWSGVLTAAMVIGLLSGCGGAKENAAQGDSAQGGGKTNLRLYTYGTEEAYNWKKTIQAYEEATPGVTIELVQLSEKGDTQEAFKKLDLEAASSAQMDILMFSDPAGYAQRVALGMAEPLDDFIAKDGYSVETDYKVDTRLDGKVYALPGKFNPWYVLLNKDHLEEAGLPVPTDWTWDEYADYAKKLTQGEGASKRYGTYFHGPQGGGWLEFLKLMMANQPQDTDYLKADGSSNLDNPTFRQTLELRVRMEKEDQSSVPYTDMISQKLNYRTQFFNQSASMITIGSWMNTEIGGTDKVPLDFNVAVAPFPKNEAGDPTGLTPVTTDYVAVAAKSKHKEEAYQFVRWYTTEGQIVQGKNIPAWQQVKTEQVEEIIDTILAGTKSPEKVDKKSLVDTLVASKASAIVPPAPYQAEVYEAVNEEYEKLILGNQDINQTIANSQERVNKIIESNKK; this is encoded by the coding sequence ATGATGAACAAGAAATGGTGGTCAGGCGTTCTCACGGCCGCGATGGTGATCGGCTTGCTGTCCGGCTGCGGCGGAGCGAAAGAGAATGCGGCGCAAGGTGATTCCGCGCAAGGCGGGGGCAAGACCAATCTGAGGCTGTACACCTATGGCACGGAGGAAGCTTACAATTGGAAGAAAACGATCCAGGCCTATGAAGAGGCAACGCCGGGCGTGACCATTGAGCTGGTCCAGCTCAGCGAGAAGGGGGATACGCAGGAGGCGTTCAAGAAGCTTGACCTGGAGGCGGCATCCTCGGCCCAGATGGACATTCTGATGTTCAGCGATCCGGCGGGTTATGCGCAGCGGGTGGCGCTCGGCATGGCCGAGCCGCTGGACGACTTTATCGCGAAGGACGGCTACAGCGTGGAAACGGATTATAAAGTGGATACCCGCCTCGACGGCAAGGTCTATGCGCTGCCCGGCAAGTTCAACCCCTGGTATGTGCTGCTGAACAAGGATCACCTGGAGGAAGCGGGGCTGCCGGTTCCGACGGACTGGACCTGGGACGAATATGCGGACTATGCCAAAAAATTGACCCAGGGCGAAGGAGCGTCGAAGCGCTACGGGACGTACTTCCATGGTCCGCAAGGGGGCGGATGGCTGGAATTTCTGAAGCTGATGATGGCCAATCAACCTCAGGATACCGACTATTTGAAGGCCGACGGCTCTTCCAATCTGGATAACCCGACCTTCAGGCAGACGCTGGAGCTGCGCGTGCGGATGGAGAAGGAGGACCAATCCTCGGTGCCTTACACGGACATGATCTCCCAGAAGCTGAACTACCGGACGCAATTCTTCAATCAATCCGCGAGCATGATCACGATCGGCAGCTGGATGAACACGGAGATCGGCGGAACGGATAAAGTGCCGCTGGACTTCAATGTCGCCGTAGCCCCATTCCCGAAAAACGAGGCAGGCGATCCGACGGGACTCACGCCGGTAACCACGGATTACGTGGCGGTGGCAGCCAAGTCGAAGCATAAGGAAGAGGCTTATCAATTCGTCCGCTGGTATACAACGGAAGGGCAGATCGTGCAGGGCAAGAACATTCCGGCCTGGCAGCAGGTGAAGACCGAGCAGGTGGAGGAGATCATCGACACCATTCTGGCGGGCACGAAGAGTCCGGAGAAGGTAGACAAAAAATCGCTCGTGGACACATTGGTTGCCTCGAAGGCCTCGGCCATCGTGCCGCCGGCGCCTTATCAGGCGGAAGTGTACGAGGCGGTGAACGAGGAATACGAGAAGCTGATACTGGGCAATCAGGATATTAACCAGACCATCGCGAATTCGCAGGAGCGAGTGAACAAAATTATAGAATCCAACAAAAAATGA
- a CDS encoding alpha/beta hydrolase, whose product MEHTHIYRQGTSPEAPTLLLLHGTGGNEEDLLPLAEMISPTSNVLGVRGNVLENGMPRFFRRLAEGVFDVEDLVKRTHDLNEFLNWAAAEYDFDRSRIVAVGYSNGANIAASLLFHEGDALQGAILHHPMVPLRDKTLPDLTGVPVFIAAGRRDPMCTPQESEDLNELLSGAGADVKLHWENGGHQLSRAEVGMAAAWFKEKFL is encoded by the coding sequence ATGGAACATACGCATATTTATCGCCAGGGAACTTCTCCCGAGGCACCAACCTTACTATTGCTGCACGGTACCGGGGGGAACGAGGAGGATTTGCTGCCGCTGGCCGAGATGATCTCGCCCACATCGAATGTGCTCGGCGTCCGCGGGAACGTGCTGGAGAACGGCATGCCGAGATTTTTCCGCCGTCTGGCCGAAGGGGTGTTTGATGTAGAGGATCTCGTAAAACGCACGCATGATCTGAATGAATTTCTGAACTGGGCAGCCGCCGAGTACGATTTTGACCGCAGCCGCATCGTGGCCGTCGGGTATTCAAACGGCGCCAATATTGCCGCCAGCCTGTTGTTCCACGAAGGAGACGCGCTGCAAGGGGCCATTCTCCACCATCCGATGGTTCCGCTGCGGGATAAAACCTTGCCGGATTTGACCGGCGTTCCGGTCTTCATCGCGGCCGGCCGGCGCGATCCGATGTGCACGCCGCAGGAGAGCGAGGATCTGAACGAACTATTGAGCGGGGCAGGCGCGGACGTGAAGCTGCATTGGGAGAACGGGGGGCATCAGCTCAGCCGTGCAGAGGTCGGGATGGCCGCTGCCTGGTTTAAGGAGAAGTTCCTGTAA